A region of Streptomyces halobius DNA encodes the following proteins:
- a CDS encoding alpha/beta hydrolase produces the protein MKHPYVVALAAVLVASSAFLTGCSDTGKPIDFNAGGKADASAQGKPADSDTLMPTGPKSDFRITRTLDDGTHIGRTTLKGAKSGVTGSVWVWAPKEYTDPKYAESGFPVLIALPGGLGSPKEEGGVTNYWVGGDIGLQENLTDWTEEGKSLPFIVVMPMLNPDTTYHDGSDIPGQQKMGTWLTEDVVNLTKANFRTFKSRDGWAFMGSSSGGFVGLKSVLKFPEKFKAAIASGPDIVPDSPLWAGHQAEKDANNPEKLARRLLRKGGPDVYLAFQAGTREPAAVTSQINRFRQTYGTGPIHTALQMIPGGRHNAWDYQKGMEASSIKFISDHLKAPVPSGS, from the coding sequence TTGAAACACCCCTACGTCGTCGCGCTCGCCGCCGTGCTCGTCGCTTCCTCCGCATTTCTCACCGGCTGCTCGGACACCGGAAAGCCGATCGACTTCAATGCCGGCGGCAAAGCCGACGCCTCCGCGCAGGGCAAACCGGCGGACAGCGACACCCTGATGCCGACCGGCCCCAAGAGCGACTTCCGAATCACCCGGACACTGGACGACGGCACCCACATCGGCCGGACGACCCTGAAGGGCGCGAAGTCCGGAGTCACCGGAAGCGTGTGGGTCTGGGCGCCGAAGGAATACACGGACCCGAAATACGCCGAGAGCGGATTTCCGGTGCTGATAGCGCTGCCGGGCGGCCTGGGCAGCCCGAAGGAAGAGGGCGGCGTCACGAATTACTGGGTGGGCGGCGACATCGGGCTGCAGGAGAACCTCACCGACTGGACCGAGGAAGGCAAGAGCCTCCCGTTCATCGTCGTGATGCCGATGCTCAACCCGGATACCACGTACCACGACGGCAGTGATATCCCCGGTCAGCAGAAGATGGGGACCTGGCTGACGGAGGACGTCGTCAACCTCACGAAGGCCAACTTCCGGACGTTCAAGTCCCGTGACGGCTGGGCCTTCATGGGGTCGTCCTCGGGCGGCTTCGTGGGACTCAAGTCGGTGCTGAAGTTCCCGGAGAAGTTCAAGGCGGCGATCGCCAGCGGTCCGGACATCGTGCCGGACTCGCCGCTGTGGGCGGGACACCAGGCGGAAAAGGACGCCAACAACCCGGAGAAGCTGGCCCGGCGCCTGCTGCGGAAGGGCGGCCCGGACGTCTACCTCGCCTTCCAGGCCGGCACCAGAGAACCGGCTGCCGTCACCTCCCAGATAAACCGGTTCCGGCAGACCTACGGCACGGGCCCGATCCACACCGCATTGCAGATGATCCCCGGCGGCCGGCACAACGCCTGGGATTACCAAAAGGGCATGGAAGCCAGCTCCATCAAATTCATCAGCGATCATCTCAAGGCCCCGGTCCCCAGCGGTTCTTGA
- a CDS encoding alpha-mannosidase: MHDDRALVEARLKRVLDERIRPALYPESVPLEVAAWVAPGEPVPVAEGLSASHTPVTVGEMWGAPWGTTWFTVQGEVPVSWAGRTVEAVLDLGFDERMPGFQCEALVYTPDGSPVKAINPRNQWVRVGTPVQGGERVAWHLEAASNPVILGVPPFQPTRLGDRETAGGEPLYRLARMDLAVFDTTVWELVQDLEVLGELMAELAVDSPRRWEVLRAVGRALDAVDLQDVNGSAGAARSQLREVLTAPAGASAHRISAVGHAHIDSAWLWPLRETVRKVARTTSNMTALLQDHPEFVYAMSQAQQYAWIKEHRPEVYAKVKQAVADGRFVPAGGMWVESDTNMPGSEAMARQFVHGKRFFMEEFGVDNEEVWLPDTFGFAAGLPQLIKAAGSKWLLTQKISWSRVNTFPHHTFRWEGIDGTRIFTHFPPVDSYNCQMSGGEVAHAARNFKDKGVARQSLAPTGWGDGGGGTTREMIAKARRLRDLDGSPVVEWEKPADFFAKAEAEYPQAPVWVGELYLELHRATLTSQARTKRGNRRSEQLLREAELWSATAAVSAQHPYPYSELDRIWKTVLLHQFHDILPGSSIAWVHREAERTYAEVAAELEGMIAAALAALVGTGGNGLVVNSAPHSRGGVAAGAIAPAVAGGDAVRAEARAGGGFVLGNGLLRIGIDERGLIVSVYDIAAERETVAPGQAANLLQIHPDFPNQWDAWDVDSFYRHVVTDLTEADEVALGEVSQDAATVHVSRSFGDSHVVQTLTLPRGQRRLDIDTEVEWHETEKFLKAAFPLDVHAERYAAETQFGHLYRPTHTNTSWEAAKFEACAHRFVQVKEPGWGVALVNDATYGHDVTRTVREDGDHGTTTTVRLSLLRAPRFPDPETDQGLHRFRYALVPGAAVGDAVREGHRINLPERRITGAGPVAPLVTVDNDATVVTAVKLADDASGDVVVRLHEAYGGRARTTLTTGFDLADAVTTDLLERPTDDGPAIEREGNAVRMALRPFQIVTLRLTAAGARADGW; encoded by the coding sequence ATGCATGACGATCGCGCACTGGTCGAAGCCCGGCTCAAGCGTGTGCTGGACGAGCGCATCCGGCCCGCCCTGTATCCGGAATCGGTTCCCCTGGAGGTCGCGGCATGGGTCGCGCCCGGCGAGCCCGTTCCCGTCGCCGAGGGACTGTCCGCCTCGCATACGCCCGTGACCGTGGGTGAGATGTGGGGCGCGCCCTGGGGGACGACCTGGTTCACGGTTCAGGGTGAGGTGCCGGTGAGCTGGGCCGGTCGCACCGTGGAGGCGGTGCTCGACCTCGGGTTCGACGAGCGGATGCCGGGCTTCCAGTGCGAAGCGCTCGTCTACACGCCCGACGGCAGTCCGGTGAAGGCCATCAATCCGCGGAACCAGTGGGTGCGGGTGGGCACGCCGGTCCAGGGCGGCGAGCGCGTCGCATGGCATCTGGAGGCCGCGTCCAATCCCGTCATCCTCGGCGTACCGCCCTTCCAGCCCACCCGGTTGGGCGACCGGGAGACGGCGGGCGGCGAGCCGCTGTACCGGCTGGCGCGGATGGATCTGGCGGTGTTCGACACGACGGTGTGGGAGCTGGTCCAGGACCTGGAGGTGCTGGGCGAGCTGATGGCGGAGCTGGCGGTGGACAGCCCGCGGCGCTGGGAGGTGCTGCGGGCGGTGGGCCGGGCGCTGGACGCGGTCGATCTGCAGGACGTCAACGGTTCGGCGGGCGCGGCGCGTTCGCAGTTGCGGGAGGTACTGACGGCGCCTGCGGGAGCGTCCGCGCACCGGATCAGCGCGGTGGGGCATGCGCACATCGATTCGGCGTGGCTGTGGCCACTGCGTGAGACCGTCCGCAAGGTGGCCCGGACGACATCGAACATGACGGCCTTGCTGCAGGACCATCCGGAGTTCGTCTACGCCATGTCGCAGGCGCAGCAGTACGCGTGGATCAAGGAGCACCGGCCCGAGGTCTACGCCAAGGTCAAGCAGGCGGTGGCCGACGGCCGGTTCGTACCGGCGGGCGGTATGTGGGTGGAGTCGGACACCAATATGCCCGGTTCGGAGGCGATGGCCCGTCAGTTCGTCCACGGAAAACGGTTCTTCATGGAGGAATTCGGGGTCGACAACGAGGAGGTGTGGCTGCCGGATACCTTTGGGTTTGCTGCGGGACTGCCGCAGCTCATCAAGGCGGCGGGGTCGAAATGGCTGCTGACGCAGAAGATCTCCTGGAGCCGGGTCAACACCTTTCCGCATCACACGTTCCGCTGGGAGGGCATCGACGGCACCCGGATTTTCACTCACTTTCCGCCGGTGGACTCCTATAACTGTCAGATGTCCGGCGGTGAAGTCGCCCATGCGGCGAGGAATTTCAAGGACAAGGGGGTGGCGCGGCAGTCGCTGGCGCCCACCGGTTGGGGTGACGGCGGCGGTGGTACGACCCGCGAGATGATAGCCAAGGCCCGAAGGCTGCGCGATCTGGATGGCTCACCGGTGGTGGAGTGGGAGAAGCCCGCCGATTTCTTCGCGAAGGCGGAGGCGGAATACCCCCAAGCGCCTGTGTGGGTGGGTGAGTTGTATCTGGAACTGCACCGCGCGACCCTCACCAGCCAGGCGCGGACCAAGCGCGGCAACCGACGCAGTGAACAGCTGCTGCGGGAGGCCGAACTGTGGTCGGCGACTGCGGCCGTGTCAGCGCAACACCCCTACCCCTACTCCGAGTTGGACCGCATTTGGAAAACCGTACTGCTGCACCAGTTCCATGACATCCTGCCCGGCTCGTCCATCGCCTGGGTGCACCGCGAGGCGGAGAGGACGTACGCCGAGGTCGCCGCCGAACTCGAAGGGATGATCGCGGCCGCGCTCGCCGCGCTGGTCGGCACCGGGGGCAATGGCCTGGTGGTGAATTCGGCACCGCACTCGCGCGGCGGGGTCGCCGCCGGGGCCATCGCGCCGGCGGTGGCCGGCGGAGACGCGGTACGCGCCGAGGCCCGCGCCGGCGGCGGGTTCGTGCTCGGCAACGGCCTGTTGCGTATCGGAATCGATGAGCGCGGCCTGATCGTTTCCGTATACGACATCGCGGCCGAACGCGAGACCGTCGCGCCGGGCCAGGCCGCGAATCTCCTGCAGATTCACCCGGATTTCCCGAACCAGTGGGACGCCTGGGATGTGGACTCCTTTTACCGCCATGTCGTCACCGATCTGACGGAGGCGGACGAGGTGGCGCTCGGCGAGGTGTCACAGGACGCCGCGACGGTGCACGTCTCCCGTTCCTTCGGTGATTCTCATGTGGTGCAGACGCTGACACTGCCGCGCGGGCAGCGGCGCCTGGATATCGACACCGAGGTCGAATGGCACGAGACGGAGAAATTCCTCAAGGCCGCGTTCCCCCTGGACGTCCATGCCGAACGCTATGCCGCGGAAACCCAGTTCGGACATCTGTACCGGCCCACGCACACCAACACCAGCTGGGAGGCCGCCAAGTTCGAGGCATGCGCGCACCGCTTCGTGCAGGTCAAGGAGCCGGGATGGGGCGTCGCGCTGGTCAATGACGCGACCTACGGCCATGACGTCACCCGCACCGTCCGGGAGGACGGCGATCACGGCACCACCACGACCGTGCGGCTCTCCCTCCTGCGCGCCCCGCGCTTCCCGGATCCCGAGACCGACCAGGGTCTGCATCGTTTCCGGTACGCGCTCGTGCCGGGCGCGGCGGTCGGCGATGCGGTACGCGAAGGGCACCGCATCAACCTCCCCGAACGCCGGATCACCGGTGCCGGTCCGGTGGCGCCCCTGGTCACGGTCGACAATGACGCGACGGTCGTCACCGCGGTCAAGCTCGCAGACGATGCGAGCGGCGATGTGGTCGTGCGCCTCCACGAAGCGTACGGAGGTCGGGCCAGGACGACCCTGACCACGGGTTTCGACCTGGCCGACGCCGTCACCACCGACCTTCTCGAACGGCCGACGGACGACGGCCCGGCCATCGAGCGGGAGGGGAACGCGGTGCGGATGGCGCTCCGCCCGTTCCAGATCGTCACCTTGCGGTTGACGGCAGCGGGGGCACGGGCGGACGGCTGGTAG
- a CDS encoding endo-beta-N-acetylglucosaminidase, producing MALAAGRPGPRPDTTAGRPRTASPLQPCASYWFPDSLPSGTPGPGITWRSLAEWTPEGDRDLPFNTATVPLAKRFTPVPANRTARSGQARISALAAFAHTAGNPSQGSAIADYYAPTHWAYIDELVFWGGSSGEGLVLAPNAPVVDAAHRNGVPVLGTVFLPPVPFGGDLRWTRDLVQKDAAGRFPLAAKLVQVATAYGFDGWFINAETDGGDAALAADMQAFLRALRAAGSRRGLRITWYDALNVSGRVGWQGALNELNQPFFQDDAGPVADSLFVDFRWTARRLADSGELAGQLGRRRYELWAGVDVESAGWDTETDWDAIIPSDRDHVVSYGFYRPEWTLHHLPEGRTPGQFHAADDRFWSGEGLDPTKVVDPARPSGTGSGWRAPAAAVADRSTISSLPFATTFNTGHGLRWYEDGAVTSDTPWNHLGLQDHLPPRRWSIRTKGKRPDIFVDFANAWRGGSSLLVHGALDAPVTVDLFPTRLPTGAATVVDITYRTDSDANAHHTGADITHRPSEADHRPSGADHRPDEADLRASGESHRPSEAGHRADAAPGPVPPEPGPATLESGPVTPEPGPLTVQSGPVAVEVAVALQEPPAPGAPAPYAYLPAGTIEPGGGWRTVSVRLASLGAGTVHTLGVRLTGRGSAPVAWRLGALAVREGTGQPGAPRALTVTDAATADGTTALRLRWQPATGPVRHYELHRRLPDGTRRFLGGTCGTAFYVPGLRREQGERAVLLEVRSVGELFTFSEPAGAQHPWWAPQAPAPW from the coding sequence ATGGCGCTGGCCGCCGGCCGCCCCGGGCCGCGGCCCGATACGACAGCCGGCCGCCCCCGGACCGCCTCACCCCTCCAGCCCTGCGCCTCCTACTGGTTCCCCGACTCGCTCCCGTCGGGCACGCCCGGCCCCGGCATCACCTGGCGGAGCCTGGCAGAATGGACACCGGAGGGCGACCGGGATCTGCCGTTCAACACCGCGACGGTGCCACTCGCCAAGCGGTTCACGCCCGTCCCGGCGAACCGCACGGCCCGCTCCGGCCAGGCCCGGATCAGCGCGCTCGCGGCCTTCGCCCACACCGCGGGCAATCCGTCGCAGGGTTCGGCCATCGCGGACTACTACGCGCCGACACACTGGGCCTACATCGACGAGCTGGTCTTCTGGGGCGGGTCTTCCGGCGAGGGGCTGGTGCTGGCGCCGAACGCGCCGGTCGTCGACGCCGCGCACCGCAACGGCGTCCCCGTACTGGGCACCGTCTTCCTCCCACCGGTCCCCTTCGGCGGGGATCTGCGCTGGACCCGCGACCTGGTGCAGAAGGACGCGGCGGGGCGCTTCCCGCTGGCCGCGAAGCTGGTGCAGGTCGCGACCGCGTACGGCTTCGACGGTTGGTTCATCAACGCCGAGACCGACGGCGGGGATGCCGCGCTTGCCGCGGACATGCAGGCGTTCCTGCGCGCGCTGCGGGCCGCGGGATCTCGTCGCGGGCTGCGCATCACCTGGTACGACGCGTTGAATGTGAGCGGTCGGGTCGGCTGGCAGGGCGCGCTCAACGAGCTCAATCAGCCGTTCTTCCAGGACGACGCGGGCCCGGTGGCCGATTCCCTCTTCGTGGACTTCCGCTGGACGGCCCGACGGCTCGCGGACTCCGGCGAGCTGGCCGGCCAACTGGGCCGCAGACGCTACGAGTTGTGGGCCGGGGTCGATGTCGAATCGGCGGGCTGGGACACCGAAACGGACTGGGACGCGATCATCCCCAGCGACCGCGATCATGTGGTCTCCTACGGCTTCTACCGTCCCGAGTGGACCCTCCACCACCTCCCGGAGGGGCGTACTCCTGGCCAGTTCCACGCCGCGGACGACCGCTTCTGGTCCGGCGAGGGACTCGATCCGACCAAGGTGGTCGATCCGGCCCGGCCCAGTGGCACCGGCAGCGGCTGGCGGGCGCCGGCCGCCGCCGTGGCCGACCGTTCGACGATCTCCTCGCTGCCGTTCGCGACCACCTTCAACACCGGCCACGGCCTGCGCTGGTACGAGGACGGCGCGGTCACGTCGGACACACCGTGGAACCATCTCGGCCTGCAGGACCACCTGCCACCCCGGCGCTGGTCAATCCGAACAAAGGGAAAACGTCCGGATATTTTCGTAGATTTCGCCAATGCCTGGCGCGGCGGCAGCAGCCTCCTGGTGCACGGCGCACTGGATGCCCCCGTCACCGTCGACCTGTTCCCCACCCGGCTCCCGACCGGCGCAGCCACGGTGGTCGATATCACCTACCGCACGGATTCCGACGCCAACGCCCACCATACGGGTGCCGACATCACCCACCGGCCGAGCGAGGCGGACCACCGGCCGAGCGGGGCGGACCACCGGCCGGACGAGGCAGACCTCCGCGCGAGCGGGGAGAGCCACCGGCCGAGCGAGGCAGGCCACCGGGCAGACGCAGCACCGGGCCCGGTGCCCCCCGAACCAGGCCCGGCGACCCTCGAATCAGGCCCGGTGACCCCCGAACCAGGCCCGCTGACCGTCCAATCGGGCCCGGTGGCCGTCGAAGTGGCCGTGGCGCTCCAGGAACCGCCGGCGCCCGGTGCGCCCGCCCCGTACGCGTATCTGCCCGCCGGAACCATCGAGCCGGGCGGCGGCTGGCGCACCGTCTCCGTGCGGCTCGCCTCCCTCGGGGCCGGCACCGTGCACACGCTGGGCGTACGGCTGACCGGCCGCGGGAGCGCGCCGGTGGCATGGCGGCTGGGTGCCCTGGCCGTCCGCGAGGGCACCGGGCAGCCGGGTGCTCCCAGGGCGCTCACGGTCACCGACGCCGCCACGGCGGACGGGACCACGGCGCTGCGGCTGCGCTGGCAGCCCGCCACCGGCCCGGTACGCCACTACGAGCTGCACCGCCGGCTCCCCGACGGGACGCGGCGATTCCTGGGCGGTACGTGCGGTACGGCGTTCTACGTCCCCGGTCTGCGCCGTGAGCAGGGCGAGCGGGCCGTGCTGCTTGAAGTCCGCTCCGTGGGTGAGCTGTTCACTTTCTCGGAGCCGGCCGGGGCCCAACACCCTTGGTGGGCGCCGCAGGCCCCGGCCCCTTGGTAG
- a CDS encoding glycoside hydrolase 5 family protein, whose translation MRFGANYTPTQGWFHHWLDFDLDAVRADLDSIAGLGLDHIRVFPLWPLFQPNRTLIRPRAVEQLVQLADAAAERGLDVTVDGLQGHLSSFDFLPAWTQTWHRRNIFTDPDVLAGQEEYLRTLAAALADRPHFLGMTLGNEINQFSDGPHPDPDRITGAQAAAWLERMLAACERGAPGRTHLHAEYDVTWYRDGHPFTPAQAARLGAVTAVHSWVFNGTAQRHGPTGIATEHHAEYLIELTKAWAVDPHRSVWLQEVGAPAPHIPADRAAHFTEATITNALDCPDLWGVTWWCSHDVARSLADFPELEYGLGLLGNDRTVKPAGRAIAALAKEWRGREHRPAVRSTALVVDAGGSEDAPRRSVCAPGGPVFEAWTELTAQDVRPTFVLAELASDDAHLTSRGITEVCTPEEAHQA comes from the coding sequence ATGCGATTCGGCGCCAACTACACCCCCACCCAAGGCTGGTTCCACCACTGGCTCGACTTCGATCTGGACGCCGTACGCGCCGACCTCGACTCCATCGCCGGCCTCGGCCTGGATCACATCCGGGTCTTCCCGCTCTGGCCGCTCTTCCAGCCCAATCGCACCCTGATCCGGCCCCGCGCCGTGGAGCAGCTGGTACAGCTGGCGGACGCCGCCGCCGAGCGCGGTCTCGACGTCACCGTCGACGGACTGCAGGGCCATCTGTCGAGTTTCGACTTCCTGCCCGCCTGGACGCAGACCTGGCACCGCCGGAATATCTTCACCGACCCCGATGTGCTCGCGGGCCAGGAGGAATATCTGCGGACGCTGGCGGCCGCGCTGGCCGACCGGCCCCACTTCCTCGGGATGACGCTCGGCAACGAGATCAACCAGTTCTCCGACGGGCCGCACCCGGATCCCGACCGCATCACCGGCGCACAGGCCGCTGCCTGGCTGGAGCGGATGCTCGCGGCCTGCGAGCGTGGCGCGCCGGGCCGGACGCATCTGCATGCCGAATACGACGTCACCTGGTACCGCGACGGCCATCCGTTCACCCCCGCCCAGGCCGCCCGGCTCGGCGCCGTGACGGCCGTGCACTCCTGGGTGTTCAACGGCACCGCGCAGCGGCACGGGCCGACCGGCATCGCCACCGAGCACCATGCCGAGTATCTGATCGAGCTGACCAAGGCATGGGCCGTCGACCCGCACCGCTCGGTATGGCTCCAGGAGGTCGGCGCTCCCGCCCCGCACATCCCGGCGGACCGAGCGGCACACTTCACCGAGGCCACCATCACCAACGCCCTTGACTGTCCTGACCTTTGGGGCGTCACCTGGTGGTGCTCGCATGACGTGGCGCGGTCGCTTGCGGACTTCCCGGAGCTGGAATACGGCTTGGGCCTGTTGGGCAACGACCGTACGGTCAAGCCCGCGGGCCGGGCCATCGCCGCACTGGCCAAGGAGTGGCGCGGCCGCGAACACCGGCCTGCGGTACGCAGCACCGCACTGGTCGTCGACGCCGGCGGGTCCGAGGACGCGCCGCGCCGCTCGGTGTGCGCACCGGGAGGCCCCGTCTTCGAGGCATGGACCGAGCTCACCGCCCAGGACGTCCGGCCGACTTTCGTACTGGCCGAACTGGCATCGGATGACGCACATTTGACGTCGCGTGGCATCACCGAAGTCTGCACACCGGAAGAGGCCCATCAGGCCTGA